In Halobacteriovorax marinus SJ, the following proteins share a genomic window:
- a CDS encoding sensor histidine kinase produces the protein MQPQNLHIQQFKHDMASPMSVLKTVFETNDGWSEDQKEIISMTMKRLEKLVSNLDSHEETKQISPYKLIDQIIKEKEVEYQKQNISYKISFASNAKNSLCNIQAEEFKRVISNILNNSVSAISDQGFIRVKGIIKNNRLIISITDNGHGISPEQISKVSELGFSSKDSSGLGLYHAKKVITKWRGKLKISSIFNLGTKVSLIIPISPSINTLCA, from the coding sequence ATGCAACCACAGAATTTACACATTCAACAATTCAAGCACGATATGGCCTCACCAATGAGCGTATTAAAGACAGTTTTTGAGACCAATGACGGATGGAGCGAAGATCAAAAAGAGATTATCTCCATGACGATGAAAAGGCTTGAGAAGCTCGTATCGAATTTGGACTCTCACGAAGAAACAAAGCAGATTTCACCATATAAATTAATTGACCAAATTATTAAGGAAAAAGAAGTCGAGTATCAAAAGCAAAATATATCTTACAAAATTTCCTTTGCAAGCAATGCTAAAAATTCTCTTTGTAATATTCAGGCCGAAGAATTTAAGCGCGTTATTTCTAATATTTTAAATAATTCAGTCAGCGCGATTTCAGACCAGGGCTTTATCAGAGTCAAAGGCATTATCAAGAATAATAGACTCATTATATCCATTACTGATAATGGACATGGAATTTCACCTGAGCAAATTTCAAAAGTATCAGAGTTGGGCTTTAGCTCAAAAGACTCTAGTGGCCTAGGCCTCTACCACGCTAAGAAAGTTATAACAAAGTGGAGAGGTAAGTTAAAAATAAGTTCAATCTTTAATCTTGGGACTAAGGTCTCACTGATTATTCCTATATCACCTTCTATAAACACACTTTGTGCCTAA
- a CDS encoding bifunctional metallophosphatase/5'-nucleotidase, whose product MTQKLLLVLLATVFTFAAKATKIQILHTNDLHSHLDHTDHLEEQGGYARLKTLISSEKKKASDAGVFNLTMDAGDFLEGNIYYLADKGRKVFELHDMIGFDVVTIGNHDYLMGTDDLDSILGDVKPSFSFLGANLFTTDRFQNIREQLRPYTEYEYNGVKIAILGLTTNDILYKWRINEGGIRDEYDTCKEYTEILRERGNDVIIALTHMGLSKDKKLAKKCPEVDAIVGGHSHHILEEVLYVENKLGKNIPIVQTGFHGRFLGKLNLDWNAEDKKLSVDNYELLPVVAEPDLEVLAKIEEANEDLYEEYGEDWLQEVVGRSELKSPLEGGNKHIWGHFINDSMKEQTGVDFSIHVEPLSGLNYPTHSNITRRDLYNGNPRTFEFDHKYGYNVYTANLNGALVKTLFKIVMRTGLPLYVSGITFDVKRETDKGYVIENLRYKGEKISSFRDYSVSFTEAIVRGGHSISKLTKLILKDGEDSGISMWETMENKLERIKILDENYLDDYGRKSNGEKIDRGYIPGIK is encoded by the coding sequence ATGACTCAGAAACTACTCCTAGTTCTTCTGGCCACTGTTTTTACCTTTGCGGCCAAGGCTACCAAGATTCAAATCCTTCATACAAATGATTTGCACTCACATCTAGACCACACTGATCACTTAGAAGAGCAAGGTGGTTACGCCAGATTAAAGACTTTAATCTCTTCTGAGAAAAAGAAGGCAAGTGATGCGGGAGTTTTCAATCTCACAATGGATGCCGGAGATTTTCTAGAGGGGAATATCTACTACCTGGCGGACAAGGGAAGAAAAGTTTTTGAGCTACACGATATGATTGGCTTTGATGTCGTCACGATTGGTAATCACGATTACTTGATGGGGACAGATGACTTGGACTCGATCCTCGGTGATGTGAAGCCTAGTTTTTCATTCTTAGGCGCAAACCTCTTCACAACAGATAGGTTTCAAAATATTAGAGAACAACTAAGGCCATATACTGAGTACGAATATAACGGAGTGAAGATTGCTATTTTAGGACTTACGACAAACGATATTCTTTATAAGTGGAGAATTAATGAAGGTGGAATTCGTGATGAATACGATACATGCAAGGAGTATACAGAAATTCTTAGAGAAAGAGGTAATGATGTCATCATCGCTCTTACTCACATGGGACTTAGTAAGGATAAGAAATTAGCAAAGAAGTGCCCTGAGGTTGATGCTATTGTTGGTGGGCATTCTCACCATATTTTAGAGGAAGTTTTATACGTAGAGAATAAGCTTGGAAAAAATATTCCTATTGTCCAAACAGGTTTTCATGGACGTTTCTTAGGGAAGCTAAATCTCGATTGGAATGCAGAAGATAAGAAATTATCTGTTGATAACTATGAGCTCTTACCTGTTGTCGCTGAGCCAGACTTAGAAGTATTGGCAAAAATAGAAGAGGCCAATGAAGATCTCTATGAAGAGTATGGAGAAGATTGGCTTCAAGAAGTCGTTGGGCGAAGTGAATTAAAGTCACCTCTAGAAGGTGGTAATAAGCATATATGGGGACACTTTATTAACGACTCTATGAAAGAGCAGACTGGAGTAGACTTCTCAATTCACGTGGAGCCTCTCTCTGGACTCAATTATCCAACACACTCAAATATTACGAGACGTGATCTTTATAATGGAAACCCAAGAACGTTTGAATTTGATCATAAGTATGGATACAACGTTTATACTGCAAACTTAAATGGTGCTCTTGTTAAAACTCTGTTTAAAATTGTTATGAGAACAGGTCTTCCGCTCTATGTTTCAGGGATTACTTTTGACGTTAAGAGAGAGACTGACAAAGGTTACGTAATTGAAAACCTTCGCTACAAAGGTGAGAAGATAAGCTCATTTAGAGATTACTCTGTAAGTTTCACAGAAGCCATTGTTAGAGGAGGACACTCCATCAGCAAGTTAACAAAGTTAATTCTAAAGGATGGTGAAGATTCTGGAATTTCAATGTGGGAAACTATGGAAAATAAATTGGAGAGAATTAAAATATTAGATGAGAATTACCTCGATGATTATGGCCGTAAAAGTAATGGCGAAAAAATCGATCGAGGTTATATCCCAGGTATAAAATAA
- the nhaC gene encoding Na+/H+ antiporter NhaC → MQSAKKPGLMVSLIPVIILIFLLVINVIIFKDDATGGANQIALLTTAFITALIGIFHLKVTYDHIEKRIIHSITTSLSALIILFVVGTLIGIWILCGTVPAMIYFGLKLINPAVFLPVACIICAIVSLSTGSSWSTTGTVGIALIGIGETLGLPSGAVAGAVISGSYFGDKMSPLSDTTNLAPAVAGVNLFDHIRHMVYTSGPAIILAVIGFTILGFSYETHSLNTETVDLMLSTIQEKFDISLWLFIPPIIVLILVRKKVSALPAITIGVFIGIITALIFQRDMMVELAGGDSSLQAYYTLITKVTYEGFIIDTGHETINSLLNRGGMSGMLSTVWLIFSAMVFGGSLDATGMLEKISSAILKMVRGTGSLIGATLGSCLVLNATASDQYLAIVVPGKMFSDAYDKYGLDRRNLSRALEDAGTVTSVLIPWNSGGAYNSATLGVATLTYLPYCFFNLLSPVISLLLATMNWTIIKKIEEKEQL, encoded by the coding sequence ATGCAAAGTGCTAAGAAGCCAGGTCTCATGGTGTCACTCATCCCCGTAATCATCCTCATCTTTCTACTCGTTATCAATGTAATTATATTTAAAGATGATGCTACCGGCGGAGCCAACCAAATCGCCCTACTAACCACCGCCTTCATTACCGCCCTCATTGGAATTTTCCACCTAAAAGTTACATACGATCACATAGAAAAAAGAATTATTCACTCCATTACGACTTCCCTTTCAGCACTGATTATACTCTTTGTTGTTGGTACGCTCATTGGTATTTGGATTCTCTGTGGAACAGTTCCGGCCATGATCTACTTCGGTCTAAAGCTCATTAACCCTGCAGTCTTTCTTCCTGTGGCCTGTATTATTTGTGCCATTGTCTCACTCTCCACAGGGTCCAGTTGGTCCACGACCGGAACAGTGGGAATTGCCCTAATTGGTATTGGAGAAACTCTAGGTCTTCCGTCAGGGGCAGTTGCTGGCGCTGTTATATCGGGATCATACTTTGGAGATAAAATGTCCCCTCTTTCTGATACTACAAACCTCGCCCCTGCAGTTGCTGGGGTAAATCTCTTTGATCATATTAGACACATGGTTTACACCTCGGGACCTGCTATTATTCTCGCAGTTATTGGCTTCACAATTCTTGGATTCAGCTACGAGACTCATAGCTTAAATACTGAAACTGTTGACCTTATGCTTTCAACCATTCAAGAGAAGTTTGATATTTCTCTTTGGCTCTTCATTCCACCTATAATCGTACTTATTCTTGTTAGAAAGAAAGTTTCTGCACTACCGGCCATTACGATTGGTGTTTTCATTGGGATTATTACGGCCCTCATTTTTCAAAGAGATATGATGGTTGAGTTAGCTGGAGGTGATAGCAGTCTTCAGGCCTACTACACTCTTATAACAAAAGTTACTTACGAAGGTTTTATCATTGATACAGGACACGAGACGATTAACTCTCTTCTTAATCGTGGTGGAATGAGTGGAATGCTCTCTACTGTTTGGCTTATCTTTTCAGCAATGGTCTTTGGTGGGTCACTAGATGCGACAGGAATGCTAGAGAAAATCTCTAGTGCGATTTTAAAGATGGTAAGAGGAACGGGATCACTAATTGGTGCAACTCTTGGAAGTTGTTTAGTTCTAAACGCAACTGCATCTGATCAATATCTTGCGATTGTTGTTCCGGGGAAAATGTTTAGCGATGCTTATGATAAATATGGACTAGATAGGAGAAATCTCTCTAGAGCACTTGAAGATGCAGGAACTGTGACTTCTGTTCTGATTCCTTGGAATAGTGGTGGTGCCTATAATTCAGCAACACTAGGAGTCGCGACGCTGACTTATCTTCCATATTGTTTTTTCAATTTACTCTCTCCAGTTATCTCACTTTTATTGGCGACGATGAACTGGACAATTATCAAGAAGATTGAAGAAAAAGAGCAGCTCTAG
- a CDS encoding aldose 1-epimerase family protein: MSELVEISSEYIQAKISTSGAELKSLLDTESYKEYLWQSDEKWWKRSAPILFPIVGKLLDDKYRMGNKYYSMSQHGFARDMEFQVVRAEKDSAHFKLEYTEETLKVFPFKFVLEVKFKVYGPKLFVDYEVRNVDRRDMLFSIGSHPAFNVPLDEGDKASDYYIEFEEEEYGGAYYLENGLVNFHGAPDRRMFKGKKIPLTEKLFKHDALIFKDIASSKVSLKNTSNSRSVVVEFEHCPYLGLWAPDGAPFVSIEPWSGVADGVDSKNDFFEKEGLITLESGKCFQSSYSIFVN; encoded by the coding sequence TTGTCAGAATTAGTCGAAATTTCAAGTGAATACATACAAGCAAAAATCTCTACCTCTGGGGCAGAGCTCAAGAGCTTACTGGATACAGAGTCATATAAAGAATACCTTTGGCAATCTGATGAGAAGTGGTGGAAGCGCTCGGCTCCCATTCTCTTTCCTATTGTAGGAAAGTTATTAGATGATAAGTACCGCATGGGGAATAAGTATTACTCAATGTCTCAACATGGCTTTGCTAGAGATATGGAATTTCAAGTTGTCAGAGCGGAGAAGGACTCAGCACACTTCAAGCTTGAGTATACTGAAGAAACTTTGAAGGTTTTCCCTTTTAAGTTTGTTCTAGAAGTGAAGTTTAAAGTTTATGGGCCAAAGCTCTTTGTCGACTACGAAGTGAGAAATGTAGATCGAAGAGATATGCTCTTCTCAATAGGATCGCACCCAGCTTTTAATGTACCTCTAGATGAAGGGGATAAGGCTTCTGATTATTATATTGAATTTGAAGAAGAGGAGTATGGTGGAGCTTACTATCTAGAAAATGGGTTAGTTAATTTTCATGGGGCTCCAGATAGAAGAATGTTTAAAGGAAAAAAGATTCCTTTAACTGAGAAGTTATTTAAGCATGATGCTCTAATCTTTAAGGATATTGCCTCTTCTAAGGTAAGCTTAAAGAATACATCAAACTCAAGATCTGTCGTCGTCGAGTTTGAGCACTGTCCCTATCTCGGTCTATGGGCCCCTGATGGAGCGCCATTTGTTTCAATTGAGCCGTGGAGTGGTGTTGCCGATGGAGTAGACTCTAAGAATGATTTCTTTGAGAAAGAGGGATTAATCACCTTAGAGTCGGGAAAATGTTTTCAGAGTAGTTATTCGATTTTTGTAAATTAA
- a CDS encoding glycosyltransferase family protein, whose product MTDQKRIYLLSFFVFILTSLLSIGFLHPDEQYYTLDFAFYKLGILDQLQTWELETKIRPWTLPYLYVALLAPFKFLGLENPFALATIARLFSACLGFFTLFKFIQIYKEKLPKVQSTLFEIFALFFWPIVFMSSRTSSDNISTCVLLLGFLTIQKEISKKSLLQGGLLLGLAFSLRHQTGILSLAFGLWILIREKMCPITWLKYFASSITIGVLIGLGFDFLGYSHFTLTPINYLTENLIKDKISSFGVSPWWGYFSLTLKKLNIFGLLFIASSLVFIKKFPKSLEATLFIAFFIFHSMIGHKELRFIYPLLWISLYMCFRIINFKNYKRVFIFLFSINLIGVAIVSFKPAYTPLKFYKFLYHFKEGSPLTVHIFKDRKGRYPELEMEVYKRKQLTLTKDQIPTAGSFYTFTTKYSDLEQLRRSYNCELKYLSYPEWVLEYNFFKWRDRSNIWALNHCSQ is encoded by the coding sequence ATGACAGATCAAAAGAGAATTTACTTATTGTCCTTTTTTGTTTTTATTTTAACATCACTCTTATCCATCGGCTTTCTTCATCCAGATGAGCAGTACTACACCCTAGACTTCGCATTTTACAAACTCGGCATCCTTGATCAGCTACAGACTTGGGAGCTAGAGACAAAAATTCGCCCATGGACACTTCCCTACCTCTACGTTGCTCTACTCGCACCTTTTAAGTTTTTAGGACTAGAAAATCCATTCGCGCTTGCAACTATCGCAAGATTATTTTCAGCATGCCTAGGATTTTTTACTCTGTTCAAATTTATACAAATCTATAAAGAGAAGCTTCCAAAAGTACAGAGCACACTCTTTGAAATATTTGCCCTTTTCTTTTGGCCAATCGTCTTTATGAGTTCAAGGACCTCTTCCGATAATATTTCGACGTGTGTTCTACTACTCGGATTCTTAACAATTCAAAAGGAAATTTCAAAGAAGAGTCTTTTACAAGGAGGGCTTCTCCTAGGACTTGCTTTCTCACTCAGGCACCAAACGGGAATTCTTTCTCTGGCCTTTGGACTATGGATACTCATCAGAGAAAAAATGTGTCCCATCACATGGCTTAAGTATTTCGCGAGCTCAATAACAATAGGAGTTCTCATTGGTCTTGGTTTTGACTTTCTAGGTTACTCTCATTTTACTCTAACACCTATTAACTACCTTACAGAAAACCTTATAAAAGATAAGATAAGCTCTTTTGGCGTTAGCCCTTGGTGGGGATACTTCTCACTTACTTTAAAGAAATTAAATATTTTTGGACTTCTCTTTATTGCTAGTTCATTAGTCTTCATTAAAAAGTTCCCTAAAAGCTTAGAGGCGACACTCTTTATCGCATTCTTTATTTTCCACAGTATGATTGGACACAAGGAGCTGAGGTTTATTTACCCACTGCTTTGGATCTCCTTGTATATGTGCTTTAGGATTATAAATTTTAAAAATTATAAGAGAGTATTTATATTTCTCTTTTCCATTAACTTAATAGGTGTTGCAATCGTTAGCTTTAAGCCGGCCTATACACCCTTAAAGTTTTATAAATTTCTCTATCACTTTAAAGAGGGCTCTCCCCTTACTGTGCATATTTTTAAAGATAGAAAAGGCCGCTACCCTGAACTTGAAATGGAAGTATACAAGAGAAAGCAGCTCACCCTAACAAAGGATCAAATCCCTACAGCGGGAAGCTTCTACACTTTTACAACAAAGTATAGCGACCTAGAACAACTTCGAAGAAGTTATAACTGTGAGCTTAAATACCTTTCCTATCCTGAATGGGTTCTAGAGTATAACTTTTTTAAATGGAGAGATCGCTCAAATATATGGGCACTCAATCATTGTTCACAATAA
- a CDS encoding DUF1501 domain-containing protein — MNRKEFLSLLLLCAATPKSLANYEDQDNPKRPSATSSEMNYILFSLYESPPRWLFDLPLKPTDKSKFKSSPMIGTEFIDEQVQYKTIQHHGFYLSSLLGNEIPTSNGPAVKMKEVLNNALVIRGCNMNKDGHDTNSKVLESSSEGQVSLGGQIASTSQRPFKAIAVNGNHADLYKGVISSFKTPSGISATNCVDDQNYIKQILDLFKNDKEINSEETIKTFLSSLSEKLKTRDSFHYQKINKISKLPFEKIYKEFETLNAKYNKLIKAAHKNFKLKNITDTEIKGVKFPATFQINEDKSTDPLDYLGAYQFLDHILTDNDLNNIFKEINYELLAQRFALIEISLKFKLTNVLIINIDPFDNLKISQAAPLNSITHKIDGDKITFSANKSLGFTSSKKKNLEFTNDAHYIGTLPALIGYSKIYHLFSTCLFELQNTLKISGEFNKTLMHITSEFERSPQKNQAGSDHGWQGHTSTLISGKINNFNIIGSIKESSSNILKDHFCTWGEANYHPGLHREMRYGDIITTIADIFKVKSTEGGISLVKEDPKGNILPKFKEDI, encoded by the coding sequence ATGAATAGAAAAGAATTCCTCTCCCTGCTCCTACTGTGCGCAGCTACACCAAAGTCCTTGGCCAACTATGAGGACCAAGACAATCCGAAGCGGCCATCCGCTACTTCTTCAGAGATGAATTACATTCTATTTAGCCTCTATGAGTCTCCTCCAAGGTGGCTCTTTGATCTCCCGCTTAAACCAACAGATAAATCAAAGTTTAAAAGCTCTCCTATGATTGGAACTGAGTTTATCGATGAGCAAGTTCAATACAAGACCATACAGCACCACGGTTTCTATCTTTCATCACTACTTGGTAATGAGATTCCTACAAGTAATGGCCCAGCAGTTAAAATGAAAGAGGTTTTAAATAATGCCCTCGTAATCCGTGGTTGTAATATGAATAAAGATGGCCACGATACGAACTCTAAAGTTTTAGAGTCCTCAAGTGAAGGACAGGTTAGTCTTGGTGGTCAAATTGCTAGCACAAGTCAGAGACCATTTAAGGCCATTGCAGTAAATGGAAATCATGCTGACCTATATAAGGGAGTCATTTCATCCTTCAAAACACCAAGTGGGATTAGCGCTACAAATTGTGTCGATGACCAGAATTATATTAAGCAAATACTCGATCTTTTTAAAAATGATAAAGAAATAAATAGCGAAGAAACTATTAAAACTTTCCTTAGCTCTTTAAGTGAGAAACTTAAGACAAGAGATAGTTTTCACTATCAAAAAATTAATAAAATCAGCAAACTTCCATTTGAAAAAATCTATAAAGAATTTGAAACCCTAAATGCGAAGTACAACAAGCTTATTAAAGCTGCTCACAAGAATTTTAAATTAAAAAATATAACAGACACAGAAATTAAAGGTGTTAAGTTTCCCGCAACATTTCAAATTAATGAAGATAAGTCCACTGACCCACTAGACTACTTGGGAGCGTACCAATTCTTAGATCACATTCTAACAGACAATGATCTAAACAATATTTTCAAAGAGATAAACTACGAATTGCTTGCACAGAGATTTGCGCTGATTGAAATTTCACTAAAGTTTAAACTTACAAATGTTCTAATTATAAATATTGATCCATTTGATAATCTTAAAATATCACAAGCGGCACCACTAAACTCCATTACTCATAAAATAGATGGGGATAAAATTACTTTCTCCGCTAATAAGTCTCTAGGCTTCACTAGTAGTAAAAAGAAGAATTTAGAATTTACAAATGATGCTCACTATATCGGAACTCTTCCGGCCCTCATTGGCTATAGTAAAATCTATCACCTCTTTTCTACGTGCCTCTTTGAGCTTCAAAACACTTTAAAAATCTCTGGGGAATTTAACAAAACTTTAATGCATATTACGAGTGAATTTGAGCGCTCCCCTCAGAAGAATCAAGCGGGAAGTGATCATGGCTGGCAAGGTCACACCTCTACCCTAATAAGTGGAAAGATTAATAACTTCAATATTATTGGATCCATAAAAGAGAGTTCTAGCAATATATTAAAGGATCACTTCTGCACTTGGGGAGAAGCAAATTATCACCCAGGACTTCACAGAGAGATGCGATATGGAGACATAATCACGACTATCGCTGATATTTTCAAAGTAAAATCTACAGAAGGAGGAATCAGTCTAGTAAAAGAGGACCCCAAAGGAAATATCCTTCCTAAATTCAAGGAGGATATATGA
- a CDS encoding helix-turn-helix domain-containing protein: METAVSNNETIVDALALRIRTYKKEHPNLSGAQIARRFNMTSSSLNRIENGDVRVPTIDQVLKVLRGTGASGDILKYLDANYPSIAETYREVYDTRNTEFISQDLECHLNDKDKFLIILLALTGDGTTREEVLCEFGRKGLSELEYLLEKGHLVEEDGVIGKNDKILNTSFETLKNLLSYSVDQCFDSSNMLSGENYIAYSSIGINKEKALKRIIGVMKEAQREISEILSDPDLEGNDKFFYGLAVDSLIATGAGKQHSINVGGLQ; this comes from the coding sequence ATGGAAACAGCAGTATCTAACAATGAGACAATTGTTGATGCGCTTGCACTGAGAATTCGGACCTATAAAAAGGAGCACCCGAACTTAAGTGGAGCGCAAATAGCAAGACGTTTCAATATGACGTCATCGTCATTGAACCGAATTGAGAATGGGGATGTAAGAGTTCCTACAATTGATCAAGTTTTAAAAGTTCTTAGAGGAACAGGCGCATCGGGTGATATCTTAAAATATCTCGATGCCAACTATCCTTCAATTGCTGAGACTTATAGAGAAGTCTACGACACAAGAAACACGGAGTTCATTTCCCAGGACCTCGAATGTCACCTAAACGATAAGGACAAGTTCCTTATTATCTTGTTGGCACTAACAGGTGATGGAACTACTAGAGAAGAAGTTCTCTGTGAGTTCGGTCGCAAGGGTCTTTCTGAATTAGAATACCTTCTTGAAAAGGGCCACCTCGTTGAGGAAGATGGTGTGATTGGGAAGAATGATAAGATTTTGAATACTTCGTTTGAGACGTTGAAGAATTTGTTATCTTACTCTGTTGATCAGTGTTTTGACAGTTCAAACATGTTATCAGGTGAAAACTATATCGCTTATAGCTCAATCGGAATTAATAAAGAGAAAGCGTTGAAGCGTATTATTGGCGTAATGAAAGAAGCTCAGAGAGAAATATCAGAAATTTTGAGTGACCCTGATCTAGAAGGAAACGATAAATTCTTCTATGGTCTTGCTGTCGATTCTTTAATTGCTACGGGCGCTGGAAAACAGCATTCTATTAATGTTGGAGGTTTACAGTGA
- a CDS encoding helix-turn-helix domain-containing protein: protein MENKTIANILAEHIATYKKSHPNLSSQQIAKKFGVTSSSFNRIEKGDVSNPTIDQVVKILGGVGRHAEIVGYLSKHYPIVSKTFRDFYTTEDGVNSGDKLSIYIQKREFALLILYTLVCKDVTKSEIKRVFGEIGELRLEKLIEENVISVDMKGFVGEVNHFIKLDPQAAISISKTLLDECFEVYVDGDWNSMLWVDCKRVKKDVVPEVINILNQAYKDIDNILSDEKNEGDHPMFYLLCTDSLYPKIK from the coding sequence ATGGAAAATAAAACTATTGCTAATATTTTAGCCGAACATATTGCAACCTATAAAAAATCTCATCCTAATTTAAGTAGTCAGCAAATTGCTAAGAAATTTGGTGTGACCAGTTCTTCCTTCAACAGAATTGAAAAAGGAGACGTATCAAATCCTACGATTGACCAAGTCGTAAAGATTCTTGGTGGGGTTGGGAGGCATGCTGAGATTGTGGGTTATCTGAGTAAGCATTATCCTATTGTAAGTAAAACATTTAGAGACTTTTACACAACTGAAGATGGAGTCAACTCAGGGGATAAGCTAAGTATATATATTCAAAAAAGAGAATTTGCACTTCTCATTTTGTATACTCTTGTTTGTAAAGATGTCACAAAGAGTGAAATAAAGAGAGTTTTTGGAGAGATAGGGGAGTTGAGACTAGAAAAGCTGATTGAGGAAAATGTTATAAGTGTTGATATGAAAGGTTTTGTGGGAGAAGTAAATCACTTTATTAAACTAGATCCTCAGGCAGCAATAAGTATAAGTAAAACTTTGTTGGACGAATGCTTTGAAGTATATGTTGATGGGGATTGGAATAGTATGCTTTGGGTTGACTGTAAAAGAGTGAAGAAGGATGTTGTTCCAGAGGTAATTAACATTTTAAATCAAGCATATAAAGACATAGACAATATCTTGAGTGATGAGAAAAATGAAGGTGATCATCCTATGTTTTACCTTCTCTGCACCGACAGCTTGTACCCAAAAATAAAATAA
- a CDS encoding Hsp70 family protein, with protein MAGFNEVSFTYEPEAAAKSVKIKTDKGLNVLVADLGAGTSDFSAIRMNNGKFDSSDILSVCGINVAGDSFDYSLMKNFILPELGSRVKFKKPGSQIEHGISKKLLSQLCSPAIFSLINGKEISRYTEDALEFLEDEEDIRKVMNLENLFDSKLGFDLMKEVELSKIELSKFMEKKLFYSRSGVKFGSKLSRLKFHESAQDPLDKIMDTIDEALLLAELKEMDIDQVLCTGGSVQNPQILKLINGKFGEEKVVLSKNQDDVVGGVE; from the coding sequence ATGGCGGGCTTTAATGAGGTGAGCTTTACTTATGAGCCTGAAGCAGCAGCTAAAAGTGTAAAGATAAAGACTGATAAAGGATTAAATGTGCTAGTCGCCGATCTGGGAGCGGGAACAAGTGACTTTAGTGCCATTAGAATGAATAACGGAAAATTCGACTCTTCTGATATCTTGTCCGTATGTGGAATAAATGTAGCAGGGGATAGCTTCGACTATTCACTGATGAAGAATTTTATATTACCAGAGTTAGGATCGAGGGTTAAATTCAAGAAGCCCGGTAGTCAAATTGAGCATGGAATATCTAAGAAGCTTTTGAGCCAATTATGTAGTCCTGCAATTTTCTCCCTTATTAATGGCAAAGAAATCTCTCGCTATACTGAAGATGCTTTGGAATTTTTGGAGGATGAGGAAGATATAAGAAAGGTGATGAATTTGGAAAATCTATTTGATTCAAAGTTAGGATTTGATCTTATGAAGGAAGTTGAACTCTCAAAAATTGAGCTTTCAAAATTTATGGAAAAAAAGCTTTTCTATAGTAGGAGTGGAGTTAAGTTCGGATCAAAGCTAAGTAGATTGAAGTTTCATGAATCAGCACAAGACCCATTAGATAAAATCATGGACACTATTGATGAAGCATTGCTCCTCGCAGAACTGAAGGAGATGGATATTGATCAAGTTCTCTGCACTGGTGGAAGTGTTCAAAATCCTCAAATTCTAAAGCTCATCAATGGAAAGTTTGGAGAGGAGAAAGTCGTTCTTTCTAAGAATCAAGATGATGTTGTTGGGGGTGTGGAGTGA